Part of the Cohnella candidum genome, GCATCAGACCCCATTTTCGGAAATCGTCGAAAGCGAGCGCGCGAACAATCTGTTCTACGGTTTCTCCAGGCGGAAGGCCGTGGAAGAGTTGTGCCGCAAGTGCGGTTACCGGAAAAGGTTTAATTTGGAACAAGCCTGACGTATAATCGAAAGACATCAGCGGTTCAAGGGGAGTGACCCTATGTATTCCCAATATTCCAAGTATTTTCTGAACATCGTAGACTATCATCAATGGAACCGCAAAATCATGCACGCCTACTGGCTCGTGTTCGGAGGCACTTTATTCGCCTTTGCGCTGATCAGCCTGTTCGCCCGGGAACCCGGTGTCGGTGCGTGGCATTCCCTGCTGCACGGGTGCTTGATCCCCTCCGCGATCATCGCGGCGATGCTGGGGGTGACTGAATGGAACCTTCGTTCCGGCTCGGACCTCCGGCATTATTTCATGTTATCCTCGGGTACCGTTTTTTCGATCGTGATCGTGAATACGCTTCCAGACATTCCCGGCATCGAGATGGTGTTCCTGCCGCCTCTGTTCGGTGCCCTGACCTTTTACGACATGAGGAAGCTCTATTATTCTTTCGCCATGAACCTGGCGTCGTTCCTCGCTCTCTATTTCTTGAATCCGGTAATTCACGACAGAATCGGCACGGCGGAGCTGCTGGTCACGCTCTTCGCCCTGATCAACAGCCTGATCATCGTGCTGAGCCTGATGTCACGGGTCGTCGCCTTGCAGCAGGCGCTGCTGAATTCGACGGAACACAAGCAGGAGCTGTTGGTCCAGAACACGTTGATGGAGAGGCTGTCCAAGACCGACGCGCTGACGGACCTGTACAATCACAAAACGTTCCACGAATATTTGGCGCAATTGCTGGAACAGACGAACACGACGTCTTTCGCCGTGAATTTGGCCCTGGTGGACATCGACAATTTCAAAAAAATCAACGATACCTTCGGGCATTGGGCCGGCGACCAAGTGCTGAAGCGGATCGCCGCGACGATGCGAAGCCATTTGGCCGACGGAGACTTCGCGTTCCGGTACGGCGGCGAGGAGTTCGCGGTCCTGTTTACGGATAAGCCCCTCGACCAAACCCGTGCGGTGCTCGAACGGATCCGCAAGGAAGTCGAGGGCATCGTGCATGAGGAGCTGCACGGCGGTAACGTGACTGTCAGCATCGGTCTCCAAGGCTATCGGCAAGAGATGGGCAGGGAGCGTTTCTTCAAAATGGCGGATGCGTGCTTGTACGAAGCCAAGCGGAACGGTAAAAACCGCATCATTGACGATATCCTCCTCCCGGAAGCCGCAGGATCATAGAGGAAGCCCCCGTTCTTCAACAGGACGGGGGCTTTTTGCAATAGAAAAACATGCCTGCAAGATTCCTGTTGTGCCTGCACCTAAGAGAGCCTAGAATTAGAAATCGATCAGGCATCGTTTTTCAACGGAAAGAAGGGAACATGAATTGTTGAAACGGAATACGCTGGGCTCCCGCTTCATCTTGCTTTTCTGCGCGATTACGATCCCTCTTCTGCTCATTCTTTTTGCCGTCGGCAACTATGCCAAAGGGGTCGTCTTGTCCCAGGTAGCGAATTCCTATCAGAACCTGGTGGACTCCAACCTGAGCATGATCGACAAAAGCCTGGAAGATATCGAGAAGAACATGCTCGACATCGTCAATCATGACGATAACTTTCAGCAGTTCGGCCAGCCCGGGCTGACCGACTCCGAGAAATATTTTACGCAGATCGAGCTCATTCAGCGAAATACGACTTACCAGACGTATTATCATAACGTAGATATGTTCTTCATCTATTCCAAACCCAACGACCAACTGAATTCCACCGACATGTTCGGCGCGGCTTCCTCCTATAAAGAAGAGGTCAGACAATGGCTGGCCGATTCGTTCCATCAACCGAAAACGATCAAAAGCCTGATGTACAAATGGTCGATCGTCCGGATCGAGGACCAATATTTCCTGGTCCGGCTGGTCAGCGACGATCTGGAGAATAATGCGTACATCGGCGCGATCATCAACGTGAACAGCTTGATTACTCCGCTGGGCAACTTGGATCTGCAGGAAGGGAGCGACGTCGTGATCGCCGGAAAAGACGGCAAGGTTCTTTCCGGCGTGTCCGAGCCCCTGGAAGACATTAAGGCATTGCCGGCAGAAAAGCTGGGCATCAATCAAAGCTTCTCGTTATCCGAAGGCCGCTCGAAGCTCCTGGTCGTGGCGAGCCGTTCGGAGAAAACAGGGCTCAATATGGCCGTTATCCTTCCGAACTCTCAACTGCTGAAAGGGTTAAGCGCCTTCCAAACGGTCATTAACTTGCTTCCTCTTCTCGCGGTTGTCATTCTGCTCTTTTATATCCTGATTTTCAGAAGCATTATTTTCAAACCGATCGCGCAATTGCTGGGAGCCATCCGACGGATTAAGGAAGGGCAAATGCACACCCGGCTGCCGGATTCGGGCATCATGGAGTTCGCGATCATCAACCATTCCTTCAACCAAATGGTGGAGGAAATCGTGAATTTGAAAATCGACGTTTACGAAGGACGCCTGCGTTCCCAGAAGGCGGAAATGAAGCAGCTGCAGTTGCAAATCAACCCGCACTTTTTCCTGAATACGCTGAACATCGCGTTTCAACTGGCGGATCTCGGCCGGACGGAGTTGGTCAAAAAGACGGTGCGGCATTTGATGCAGTATTTCCGGTTCATGCTTCACTCCAAACGCGAATTCAATACGCTTAACCAAGAGATGGAGCATGTCCGCAATTACTTGGAAATCCAGAAGCTCCGGTATCAAGAGGCTTTCGAGTTCGAAATCCGCATCGCGGACGATTTACGTGACGTTGAAATTCCGTCCCTGCTCATTCAGCCGTTCGTGGAAAACGCGATGGTTCACGGCATGAGCATCAAGGCGCCGCCCTTCATTCTTGAAATCGAGGCGAGAAGGATGGAAGGAGCGGAAGAACTGATGCTGGTAGAGATTCGCGACAACGGGAAAGGAATCCCGCCGGAGAAAATAGAGGAACTGAATTCGGATGAGTATGCCCCCGACTCTGAGGATAGCCATATCGGGATTTGGAACGTGAAGAAGCGCCTCGCCGTGCATTACCGGGAAAAGGCGCAGCTGAGGTTTCAGCAGCAAGAACCTAGAGGGGCGCGGGTTCGCATCATCGTGCCCGTCGAGTCTTACGAGGAGCAGATGAAACATGCGTGAGATGTTGATCGTCGATGACGAGAAATTTGCCGTGGAAGGCATTCGGAATTCCAACGATTGGGGACGGCTCGGGATCGACCGGGTTCATGTCGCCTACAGCGCCGATGACGCCAGGGACATCCTGTCGGAACGGCGGATCGACGTTCTGATTTGCGATATCGAAATGCATGACGAGGATGGATTGTCGCTCGTCCGATGGGTGAAACAGCATTCGAAGTCTACGGAGGCTTTGTTTCTAACCTGCCACAGCGAATTCGAATTTGCGAAGGAAGCCATCCACTTGGGCAGCTTCGACTATTTGTTGAAGCCTGTTGACGGCCCGGAGTTAGCCGAAGTCATCACCCGAATGCTGAAATCGATCGAGGAAAAAGAAGAGCAGATTCGCAATACCGGCATGTACCGGAAATATCATGCCTTGTGGAACAAACAACAGCCGCTGTTGGCCGAACGGTTTTGGAAGGATTTATTGTCCCGGCGCATTTTGTCTTTCGGGGATTTCCTGGAGCGGGCGCTGCAGGATGCCCAAATCGAGCTGCCGTCGGAGCATCCCGTGCTGCCGATTCTCATCAGTATCGAAGAATGGACGAAGCCGCTTCAGGAGCGGGACCATGACATCATGGAGTACGCGGTGAAGAAGGCGGCCGAGGAAATCTGGCTGATGGAGCATGCGGGGCATGCCGTGATGGAGAAGAACGGGGAACTGTTCGTCATGGTCTATGCTTCGGCGCTAGATCGGCCGGGAGCGATGTCCGAAACTTGGAAGCAAACCGGCGATCGGTTTATCGAATTTTGCGAGATGTATTTCTACTGCAGGGTATCTTGCTATATCGGCGGCTTCACGCCGCTGCAAGAACTGCCGAGAATGTGCGACGGGCTGAAACGCTTGGAGCGCAACAATTTGACCCGGAGCCAATCGGTCTTCGCCTACGACGAGGAAGAGACCGCCGTACAGTCTCACGCCCCGACCGTGAACCTGGATCTTTCCGAGTGGTCGAAATATATGATCAACGGGAACCGGGAGAAGTTCATCGAATGGATCCGGCAACATGCAGACCAATGGGCGGCAGACGGGGATCTGCATCCTAAGCAGTTGGAGACGTACTATCACGGCCTTCTGCAAGTCATCTATCACTTTCTTATCGTCAAAGGGATCAGCGTCGAACGGGTGCCGAATTTCGCATTATGGAGCACGGCCCAAATCCGGACTTTGCCGCAGTGGAAGAACTGGGCGGTCAACTTCGTATCCGCCGTGATGGATGCCGCGTACGCGGAGAAAGAGACCGACGGCTTCGTACAGAAAGCCATCCATTTCATGAAACAACACGTGGAGGAGGACATTTCCCGCGAGGATGTCGCCGCCCACGTCAATCTAAACCCCGCTTACCTGTCCCGGCTGTTCAAGAAAGAAACCGGAACGAGCCTGATCGACTTTCTGATCGAAACGAAAATGGAGCGGGGAAAGCAGCTGCTGGACATGACGGATATGACGGTGAGCGCAATCGCCATGCAGGTGGGGTACTACAACTTCTCCCATTTTACGAAAATGTTCAAAAAGCACTTCGGCGTCAATCCGCAGGATTACCGTCAGCGGACCCGCACGAAGCCATAACCGGAGGCATGGCCTTGCGCCATGCTTTTCTTTTTTTTTGCGGCTGGCCGAGCGAAGTCACATAACGACCAAGCCGAAGTTACAAAAACGGTGGGTGGGAAACCGGAGCGTTAGTATACTGAACTCATCGCTAGCCGCTAGGCTGCATGTCAGGCATGAAAAGGTGGAAATGATGAAAGAATCGAGACTCCGGAGGCTGTGGAAGTACCGGGCGTTACTGCTGCTCGCGCTTCCGGGTTTCCTGCTGCTCCTGGTGAATAACTACTTCCCCATGTTCGGAATCTTTCTGGCTTTCAAGGATTTCAACTATGCCAAAGGAATTTTCGGCAGCGAATGGAACGGGTTCGACAACTTCAAGTTCCTATTCGCCACGAACGATATTTGGCTTATCGTCGCCCATACGATTCTTTACAACCTTGTCTTTCTGGTCGTCAACACGACACTCGCGGTATTGCTGGCTTTGCTGATGAACGAGGTCAAAAACCGGTTGTTCGCAAAGTTTTACCAAAGCGCCTTGATTCTGCCGAACTTTATTTCCATGGTTGTCGTGGCCTATCTGGTTTTCGGCTTCCTGAACCCGGACCTGGGCTTTATCAATAAGTCGATTTTGGAACCGCTCGGTTATCCGACGATTTCCTGGTACATGTCCCCGAAATATTGGCCTTACATTCTGGCGTTCGTGAACATCTGGAAATCCGTCGGTTTCGGCTCCGTGATCTACTTGGCGACCATCATCGGGATCGACAAGGAGTATTACGAGGCGGCGATGCTGGACGGCGCCGGCAAGTGGAAGCAAATGACCCGCATTACGCTGCCGTTTCTCGTTCCGGTCATCGTCATTTTGACGTTGCTTTCCATCGGACACATTTTCAACGCGGATTTCGGTTTGTTCTACCAAGTCACCTTGAATGCGGGAATGCTCAAGAGCACGACCGAAGTTATCGACACTTACGTTTACAATGCGCTGTTGGTTTCCGGGGATTCGAACCTCGCTTCCTCGGCAGGTCTGCTCCAATCCGTCGTCGGTTTCGTTCTCGTGGTTACGGTGAATGCGGTCGTCAAAAAAATAAGCAGCGACAAGGCGTTGTTCTAGGAGGGGAATGCATGAAAAGCGAGAATCGGACGCATCCGGTCATCCATCTGTTCTTTATTCTGGCGAGCCTCGTCTGCATCATCCCCTTCTGGTTGATTCTGATGATCTCGTTCAGCAGCCAGAATTCGCTGACCAAGAACGGCTACAGCTTCTGGCCTGCGGAATTCGATTTTGCGGCTTACCGCTATCTGATTCACGACGCGGAGCCGATATTGAGAGCCTTCGGCGTCTCGATTCTGGTGACCGCGATCGGTACCGTCGTCAGCTTGTTTTTGACCTCGGCACTGGCTTTCTCCCTGTCCCGCAAGGAGTTCCCGCTTCGCAGGTTCATGAACTTCTACGTGCTTCTCACGATGCTGTTCGGCGGCGGTCTGCTGCCCTGGTATCTGGTCTACACGAAGGTGCTGCATTTTCAGAATTCCTTGCTCGCCTTGATCGTACCCGGACTGCTCGGCGGCTTTAACGTATTCGTCATGCGGACCTATTTCACGACCAGCATTCCTCCGTCCCTGATGGATTCGGCCCAGATCGACGGAGCGAGCGAATACCGCACGTATTTCAGCATCATTCTTCCGCTTTCCCTGCCGGTACTGGCCACCATCGGTCTGTTCTCCATCGTCGGGTATTGGAACGACTGGTTTACGAGCCTGGTCTTCATCAATAACGATAAGCTCTACAACCTGCAATATTTCCTATATAACACGCTGATGAATGCCCAATATCTGCAATCCATCGCGGACAAGGCCCACATAGACGCCGCGAGCTCGCCCCTCCAGCCGCTGGAGGAACTGCGGATGGCCATGGCGATCATCGCCGTGGCACCGATTGCCTTGGTGTTTCCGTTCCTGCAGAAGTATTTCGTCAAAGGCTTGACGATCGGTGCCGTGAAAGGCTAATTTCGGCTTCGGCCGATTTAGTATAAAACATTCATTCGTATTTTTCAGGAGGGTAACAAATGGATCGGTTAAAGAAAAAAAGATCGGCCATCGTCATGTCGCTGCTGCTCGTGATTTCGATCGCATTGGCAGGCTGCGGTTCCAACAAGGAAGAACAATCCGCCTCGAGCTCGAGTCCTTCGGCGTCCGCAAGTGCGCAGAGCTCGGACTCCGGCAAGAAGCCGCTCGATCCGTATGAAGTCGTCATGGTTTATCCGGACGGCAAACAGAACGATTTGAGCAGCGTGCAAAGCGCCATGAACGATTACTTGAAAAAGACGTATCCGGAAATGAACATGACGGTCAAGTTGAACCCGATCGACTGGAGCGCTTACGGAGACAAAATCAACCTCATGATGTCCTCCGGAGAGAAGTTCGACTTGCTGTGGACCGCCAACTGGATGAATTACGAGTCCCAGGTGGTCAAAGGCGCGCTGCTTCCGCTGGATGATCTGATCAAGCAGTACGGTCCGGATATTACAGCCGCGGAAGGCAATCTGCTCGATGGCGCACGCCGCGGCGGCAAGCTGTACGGCGTTCACGTTCACCAAGAGCTTGGCAATCCCCAGGGCATCGTCGTCAGCAAAGCGCTGGTGGACAAATACAACCTGGATCTCAGCGCGCTGAAGTCCGGCGAATTCAAGGACTTGGAGCCGATCCTGAAGACGATCAAGGAAAAAGAACCGGGCGTTACGCCTGCCGTCGGACCGGCCTTCCCGCTGGATGCCTACTTTAACTCCGGCAGCATGGAAAGCATCATCGGCATGGTCGGATTGGATCAGCGGAATCCCGATCCGAACAACCCGTACAAGGTCGTTGACGGATACGAAACGCCGCGTTATCTGGAACTCGCGCAATTGACGCACGACTGGTTCGTTAAAGGCTATATCAACAAGGACGCGACGACGCCGGGCATCGACATTTACAAGAAGTTTCAAGCGAAAACCGCCTTTGCTTCGATCGGTTCCGACCTTGAAATCGTGAAAGACATGGCCATCGGCAATGCGTCTCCTATGGCGAACAAGAGCACGCAGCTCGGCGTGGATCTGCTCCAAATCCCGATGAACATCGACCGTCTGCACACGTCGAAGCTCTCGGCGACGCTGCAAGCGATCTCCCAGACCTCTAAAGATCCGGCTCGCGCCATGATGCTGCTTAACCTGTTCTACAAAGACAAGAACCTGCTCACTTTGATGAACTACGGCGTCGAAGGCAAGCATTACGTGCTGAAGGACGGCCAAATCGCCCTGCCGGACGGCAAGTCCCAGGACAATGTCGGATTCTTCCACGACAATCAGTGGCAGCTCGGCAACCAAATGCTGAACTATACCCGCGTCGGAGAAGATCCGAACAAGTACCAGAACTATGAGCAATTCAACGAGATGGTGAAAAGCCAGCCTTCCCCGCTGTTCGGATTCGTGTTCGATCCGGAGCCGGTGAAGAACGAGCTGATCGCGGTCGGCAAAGTCCAAAGCACCTACGATCCCGGCTTCAAATCGGGCCAATTGGATCCGGCGGTCGACCTGCCGAAGATGATCTCCAAGCTCAAAGCCGCCGGCATGGACAAAATCGTTGCGGAGGCCCAAAAGCAAGTTGACGCTTGGCGCGCCGCCAACGGCAAATAAAGAAACTTGAA contains:
- a CDS encoding GGDEF domain-containing protein — its product is MYSQYSKYFLNIVDYHQWNRKIMHAYWLVFGGTLFAFALISLFAREPGVGAWHSLLHGCLIPSAIIAAMLGVTEWNLRSGSDLRHYFMLSSGTVFSIVIVNTLPDIPGIEMVFLPPLFGALTFYDMRKLYYSFAMNLASFLALYFLNPVIHDRIGTAELLVTLFALINSLIIVLSLMSRVVALQQALLNSTEHKQELLVQNTLMERLSKTDALTDLYNHKTFHEYLAQLLEQTNTTSFAVNLALVDIDNFKKINDTFGHWAGDQVLKRIAATMRSHLADGDFAFRYGGEEFAVLFTDKPLDQTRAVLERIRKEVEGIVHEELHGGNVTVSIGLQGYRQEMGRERFFKMADACLYEAKRNGKNRIIDDILLPEAAGS
- a CDS encoding sensor histidine kinase, encoding MLKRNTLGSRFILLFCAITIPLLLILFAVGNYAKGVVLSQVANSYQNLVDSNLSMIDKSLEDIEKNMLDIVNHDDNFQQFGQPGLTDSEKYFTQIELIQRNTTYQTYYHNVDMFFIYSKPNDQLNSTDMFGAASSYKEEVRQWLADSFHQPKTIKSLMYKWSIVRIEDQYFLVRLVSDDLENNAYIGAIINVNSLITPLGNLDLQEGSDVVIAGKDGKVLSGVSEPLEDIKALPAEKLGINQSFSLSEGRSKLLVVASRSEKTGLNMAVILPNSQLLKGLSAFQTVINLLPLLAVVILLFYILIFRSIIFKPIAQLLGAIRRIKEGQMHTRLPDSGIMEFAIINHSFNQMVEEIVNLKIDVYEGRLRSQKAEMKQLQLQINPHFFLNTLNIAFQLADLGRTELVKKTVRHLMQYFRFMLHSKREFNTLNQEMEHVRNYLEIQKLRYQEAFEFEIRIADDLRDVEIPSLLIQPFVENAMVHGMSIKAPPFILEIEARRMEGAEELMLVEIRDNGKGIPPEKIEELNSDEYAPDSEDSHIGIWNVKKRLAVHYREKAQLRFQQQEPRGARVRIIVPVESYEEQMKHA
- a CDS encoding response regulator transcription factor; this translates as MREMLIVDDEKFAVEGIRNSNDWGRLGIDRVHVAYSADDARDILSERRIDVLICDIEMHDEDGLSLVRWVKQHSKSTEALFLTCHSEFEFAKEAIHLGSFDYLLKPVDGPELAEVITRMLKSIEEKEEQIRNTGMYRKYHALWNKQQPLLAERFWKDLLSRRILSFGDFLERALQDAQIELPSEHPVLPILISIEEWTKPLQERDHDIMEYAVKKAAEEIWLMEHAGHAVMEKNGELFVMVYASALDRPGAMSETWKQTGDRFIEFCEMYFYCRVSCYIGGFTPLQELPRMCDGLKRLERNNLTRSQSVFAYDEEETAVQSHAPTVNLDLSEWSKYMINGNREKFIEWIRQHADQWAADGDLHPKQLETYYHGLLQVIYHFLIVKGISVERVPNFALWSTAQIRTLPQWKNWAVNFVSAVMDAAYAEKETDGFVQKAIHFMKQHVEEDISREDVAAHVNLNPAYLSRLFKKETGTSLIDFLIETKMERGKQLLDMTDMTVSAIAMQVGYYNFSHFTKMFKKHFGVNPQDYRQRTRTKP
- a CDS encoding ABC transporter permease; translation: MKESRLRRLWKYRALLLLALPGFLLLLVNNYFPMFGIFLAFKDFNYAKGIFGSEWNGFDNFKFLFATNDIWLIVAHTILYNLVFLVVNTTLAVLLALLMNEVKNRLFAKFYQSALILPNFISMVVVAYLVFGFLNPDLGFINKSILEPLGYPTISWYMSPKYWPYILAFVNIWKSVGFGSVIYLATIIGIDKEYYEAAMLDGAGKWKQMTRITLPFLVPVIVILTLLSIGHIFNADFGLFYQVTLNAGMLKSTTEVIDTYVYNALLVSGDSNLASSAGLLQSVVGFVLVVTVNAVVKKISSDKALF
- a CDS encoding carbohydrate ABC transporter permease, whose amino-acid sequence is MKSENRTHPVIHLFFILASLVCIIPFWLILMISFSSQNSLTKNGYSFWPAEFDFAAYRYLIHDAEPILRAFGVSILVTAIGTVVSLFLTSALAFSLSRKEFPLRRFMNFYVLLTMLFGGGLLPWYLVYTKVLHFQNSLLALIVPGLLGGFNVFVMRTYFTTSIPPSLMDSAQIDGASEYRTYFSIILPLSLPVLATIGLFSIVGYWNDWFTSLVFINNDKLYNLQYFLYNTLMNAQYLQSIADKAHIDAASSPLQPLEELRMAMAIIAVAPIALVFPFLQKYFVKGLTIGAVKG
- a CDS encoding ABC transporter substrate-binding protein; translated protein: MDRLKKKRSAIVMSLLLVISIALAGCGSNKEEQSASSSSPSASASAQSSDSGKKPLDPYEVVMVYPDGKQNDLSSVQSAMNDYLKKTYPEMNMTVKLNPIDWSAYGDKINLMMSSGEKFDLLWTANWMNYESQVVKGALLPLDDLIKQYGPDITAAEGNLLDGARRGGKLYGVHVHQELGNPQGIVVSKALVDKYNLDLSALKSGEFKDLEPILKTIKEKEPGVTPAVGPAFPLDAYFNSGSMESIIGMVGLDQRNPDPNNPYKVVDGYETPRYLELAQLTHDWFVKGYINKDATTPGIDIYKKFQAKTAFASIGSDLEIVKDMAIGNASPMANKSTQLGVDLLQIPMNIDRLHTSKLSATLQAISQTSKDPARAMMLLNLFYKDKNLLTLMNYGVEGKHYVLKDGQIALPDGKSQDNVGFFHDNQWQLGNQMLNYTRVGEDPNKYQNYEQFNEMVKSQPSPLFGFVFDPEPVKNELIAVGKVQSTYDPGFKSGQLDPAVDLPKMISKLKAAGMDKIVAEAQKQVDAWRAANGK